Proteins encoded within one genomic window of Pseudorasbora parva isolate DD20220531a chromosome 3, ASM2467924v1, whole genome shotgun sequence:
- the tmem174 gene encoding transmembrane protein 174, giving the protein MKHYNALDIWKNITESRTQGTNPFAGSSDAVHAGICNSISNSNQSPSDAPVNVVSLMPSQAPTSSERQVSDGDKAGATLLFSGVFLGLVGMTFTAMGWTNYNVNHSYEWTQLLGPILLSVGGTFVLISICKFHMLSCLNCKQNDEERTPETEPLPPLSGPSFVFTRLNQPVTFHRATVVQYIPPPYTSVVPDQSLGPVNGLHSSHQPLAVTVSTPPQYYSVYPMENPSFISGEYDNATAEQRENRNHSVAEEEEEEEGKASRPTAESASSPPAYEELFANYYIN; this is encoded by the exons ATGAAACATTACAACGCTCTagatatttggaagaacatAACAGAAAGTAGGACTCAAGGGACAAACCCTTTTGCCGGGTCCAGTGATGCAGTACATGCTGGTATTTGTAATTCCATTTCAAACAGCAACCAGAGTCCAAGTGATGCCCCTGTGAACGTCGTCTCTTTGATGCCAAGCCAGGCACCGACCTCTTCAGAAAGGCAGGTGTCAGATGGAGACAAAGCTGGTGCCACACTACTGTTCTCTGGAGTCTTCTTGGGCCTGGTTGGCATGACATTCACGGCTATGGGGTGGACAAATTACAATGTCAACCACAGCTACGAATGGACACAGCTTCTGGGGCCCATTCTGCTGTCAGTAGGAGGTACGTTCGTGCTCATAAGCATCTGCAAGTTCCATATGCTCTCCTGCCTGAACTGCAAGCAGAATGATGAGGAGAGAACACCTGAAACTGAACCTTTGCCACCCCTTTCTGGACCATCGTTTGTCTTCACTAGACTCAATCAGCCCGTTACCTTCCACAGGGCCACGGTGGTCCAATACATCCCACCACCGTACACCTCCGTAGTGCCGGACCAAAGTCTGGGCCCTGTTAATGGTTTGCACTCCAGTCACCAGCCATTGGCAGTCACAGTGAGCACACCGCCACAGTATTACAGTGTGTATCCCATGGAAAACCCCAGTTTTATTTCTGGTGAATACGACAACGCCACAGCAGAGCAAAGGGAAAACAG GAATCACAGCGTcgcagaggaagaggaagaggaagaggggaAAGCGAGTAGACCTACAGCAGAGAGCGCCTCCTCTCCACCTGCTTACGAAGAGCTATTTGccaattattatataaattga